A genomic stretch from uncultured Cohaesibacter sp. includes:
- a CDS encoding aldo/keto reductase produces MEMRKLGRTDLEVSSLCLGTMTWGEQNTKAEGYEQMDYAIDQGINFFDVAELYPVPSRAATQGRTEEIIGDWMQDRGNRSDIILATKVVGRSMSTWFRDGEVEPRLTRAQIFEAVDKSLKRLKTDYIDLYQIHWPDRKVSQFGANPVIYSHPEKAEDETPIAETLDAMDELVKAGKVRHVGLSNETGWGTMNYLSEAEKGTGPRVVSIQNAYSLLNRTFEVNLAEIAMREQVGLLAYSSLGQGTITGKYLDGKQPEGARMTLFKNFGGRYQTLGAEPAIRGYLKVAEEFGVDVAQMALAFVHTRSFTTSVILGASKLEQLKTDIACHDFKLTDEMEEAINKVHLLHSNPCP; encoded by the coding sequence ATGGAAATGAGAAAACTGGGTCGCACAGACCTCGAAGTGAGCAGCCTTTGCCTTGGCACCATGACCTGGGGCGAACAGAACACAAAAGCCGAAGGCTACGAACAGATGGATTATGCCATTGATCAAGGCATAAACTTCTTCGATGTTGCAGAGCTTTATCCCGTTCCGAGCCGTGCAGCCACGCAAGGGCGCACTGAAGAGATCATCGGCGACTGGATGCAGGATCGCGGAAATCGCTCAGACATCATCCTTGCCACAAAGGTCGTTGGCCGTTCCATGAGCACATGGTTCCGTGATGGCGAAGTCGAACCACGCCTCACCCGCGCACAGATCTTCGAAGCCGTTGACAAAAGCCTCAAACGTCTCAAGACCGACTATATCGATCTGTACCAGATCCACTGGCCGGATCGTAAGGTCTCCCAGTTCGGCGCCAACCCAGTCATCTATTCCCATCCGGAAAAAGCGGAAGACGAAACCCCGATTGCTGAAACGCTGGATGCCATGGATGAGCTGGTCAAGGCTGGCAAGGTGCGTCATGTGGGCCTGTCCAACGAAACCGGCTGGGGCACCATGAACTATCTCAGCGAAGCGGAAAAAGGCACAGGCCCGCGCGTCGTTTCCATCCAGAATGCCTATAGCCTGCTAAACCGCACCTTTGAGGTCAACCTGGCTGAAATCGCCATGCGCGAGCAGGTCGGTCTGTTGGCCTATTCCTCTCTGGGACAGGGCACCATTACGGGCAAATATCTTGACGGCAAGCAGCCTGAAGGCGCTCGCATGACCCTGTTCAAGAATTTCGGTGGTCGCTACCAGACCCTTGGAGCGGAACCTGCCATTCGCGGCTATCTCAAGGTTGCCGAAGAGTTTGGTGTGGATGTCGCCCAGATGGCTCTGGCCTTTGTGCACACCCGGTCCTTCACCACGTCCGTGATCCTTGGTGCTTCCAAGCTCGAGCAGCTGAAAACCGACATCGCGTGCCACGATTTCAAATTGACCGATGAGATGGAAGAAGCCATCAACAAGGTGCATCTGCTCCATTCCAACCCTTGCCCATGA
- a CDS encoding arylesterase, protein MKMKHKYSQNNHAMDRQSAPSARTATAPITIHPARFFLSFLLLLLLGLLTMTSAKAADPIRILAYGDSLSAGYQLPAGEDFPAQLQQHLKGKGLNVEIINAAVSGDTTASGLSRLDWSTPENVDLVLLELGANDALQGLSTDKAKVNLATMIEKFQQKGIKVALMGMRAPPNMGSDYTQAFDAIYPALANQYQIPLYPFFLEDVAAQPALNLQDGMHPNQKGIKVIVKNVAPFVIDLLNQPN, encoded by the coding sequence ATGAAAATGAAGCATAAATATAGCCAGAACAACCACGCAATGGATCGGCAGTCAGCCCCGAGTGCCCGGACCGCAACGGCTCCAATAACCATTCATCCTGCACGTTTCTTTCTTTCCTTTCTCCTTTTACTGCTTCTTGGCCTCTTGACCATGACCTCCGCAAAAGCCGCCGACCCCATCAGAATTCTCGCCTATGGCGATTCCCTTTCTGCTGGCTACCAACTGCCAGCTGGCGAAGATTTCCCTGCGCAATTGCAGCAGCATCTGAAAGGCAAGGGGCTCAATGTTGAGATAATCAATGCCGCGGTTTCAGGCGACACCACCGCTTCGGGCCTGTCTCGCCTTGACTGGTCGACACCGGAGAATGTCGATCTGGTCCTATTGGAGCTGGGCGCAAACGATGCCTTGCAAGGGCTCTCGACAGACAAAGCCAAGGTCAATCTGGCGACCATGATAGAGAAGTTCCAGCAAAAGGGCATCAAGGTGGCCTTGATGGGCATGCGAGCGCCGCCTAATATGGGCTCGGACTATACGCAGGCCTTCGACGCCATTTACCCTGCACTTGCCAATCAATACCAAATACCGCTATACCCCTTCTTTCTGGAAGACGTGGCGGCACAGCCTGCCCTGAATCTGCAGGACGGTATGCACCCGAACCAGAAGGGCATAAAAGTGATTGTCAAAAATGTCGCACCCTTCGTGATTGATTTATTGAACCAACCCAACTGA
- a CDS encoding ABC transporter ATP-binding protein has translation MATKDAIISLHGVYLSLGAGNSRVDILRGIDLDIESGHSVGLVGPSGSGKSTLLMVMAGLEQADQGKVLVEGSDLSQMNEDRLAQFRGTRIGIIFQSFHLVPTMTALENTAIPLELAGRRDAFDVAKAELEAVGLGHRIHHYPAELSGGEQQRVAIARALAPRPSILIADEPTGNLDADTGQEISDLMFRLHKERGMTLMLVTHDPRLADRCERVVRLKSGQLVETPHDDAHPVE, from the coding sequence ATGGCCACAAAAGACGCGATTATTTCGCTTCATGGTGTCTATTTGAGTCTCGGGGCAGGGAATTCTCGGGTCGATATTCTACGCGGAATTGATCTCGACATAGAAAGTGGACATTCGGTGGGACTTGTGGGGCCATCCGGCTCGGGCAAGTCGACCTTGCTGATGGTGATGGCTGGTCTGGAACAGGCTGATCAGGGCAAGGTTCTGGTCGAGGGGAGCGATCTGTCGCAAATGAATGAGGATAGGCTGGCGCAGTTTCGCGGCACCCGCATTGGCATCATCTTTCAGTCCTTTCACCTCGTGCCGACGATGACGGCGCTCGAGAATACCGCCATTCCTCTGGAGCTGGCGGGGCGTCGCGATGCGTTTGATGTGGCCAAGGCCGAGCTGGAAGCTGTGGGGCTGGGCCATCGCATACATCATTATCCGGCAGAGCTTTCCGGCGGTGAGCAGCAGCGCGTGGCCATTGCCCGAGCGCTTGCGCCGCGCCCTTCCATCCTGATTGCCGATGAGCCAACGGGGAACCTTGATGCTGATACGGGGCAGGAAATTTCCGACTTGATGTTCCGCCTGCATAAGGAGCGGGGCATGACATTGATGCTTGTGACCCATGATCCGCGTTTGGCCGATCGATGCGAACGTGTGGTGCGGCTCAAATCCGGCCAACTGGTGGAAACACCCCATGATGACGCCCATCCGGTCGAATAG